One Fusobacterium ulcerans DNA segment encodes these proteins:
- a CDS encoding IclR family transcriptional regulator yields MAKTEHRPTSRVLDILELLANNQEGLSLTEIAEAIDAPKSSILPLMHTMAQRKFIFFNAHTYKYSIGIGSFCVGSAYTSNMNALQFIKSEMKYIVKKTNEICQMGIFDRGQVLYVAKVDSDDPIRIISYVGKRLPAYCTALGKALLCQKNIDDLRELYPDGLKEYTPNTITDFEVLAEQLKVVRKTMVATENGEANEQSYCLSVPLFKGDDILAAISVSIPSFRMTDEKTELIKSLLLETKVKIETFFREHDIDSTQLTLSS; encoded by the coding sequence ATGGCAAAAACTGAGCATAGACCTACATCCCGTGTACTCGATATTCTTGAGTTGCTGGCTAATAATCAGGAAGGTCTGAGTTTAACAGAAATTGCTGAGGCTATTGACGCACCTAAAAGCAGCATTCTGCCTTTGATGCATACTATGGCTCAGCGTAAATTTATATTTTTTAATGCACATACTTATAAGTATAGTATAGGTATAGGTTCTTTTTGTGTTGGTTCCGCTTACACAAGTAATATGAATGCTCTTCAGTTTATAAAATCTGAAATGAAATATATTGTAAAAAAGACTAATGAAATCTGCCAAATGGGAATATTTGACAGAGGGCAGGTACTATATGTAGCAAAAGTAGATTCTGATGATCCTATCCGTATCATTTCATATGTAGGAAAAAGGCTTCCCGCTTATTGTACTGCTCTGGGAAAAGCTCTTCTTTGTCAAAAGAATATTGATGATTTAAGAGAACTTTACCCTGATGGACTTAAAGAATATACTCCAAATACAATAACTGATTTTGAAGTGCTTGCTGAACAACTTAAAGTAGTAAGAAAAACTATGGTAGCAACTGAAAATGGCGAAGCAAATGAACAATCTTATTGCTTGAGTGTTCCACTCTTTAAAGGAGATGATATTCTAGCTGCTATAAGTGTTAGCATCCCTTCATTTAGAATGACTGATGAAAAAACTGAACTTATAAAATCACTGCTTTTGGAAACTAAAGTTAAAATAGAAACTTTCTTCCGTGAACATGATATAGATAGTACTCAGCTTACACTTTCTAGCTAG
- a CDS encoding MBL fold metallo-hydrolase gives MNKLIVLNIDFASKTGDKNFIHPVIIQSDKENILIDCGNLGFLPLLEKEAKKYNFDFSQLTKIIITHHDHDHIGALYEIKEKYPHIQVASSLVEKPYIEGKKKSLRLEQAERIYSTLSEEEKVNTEYFHNMLKAIKHVPIDITIDENTKIDWCEELKIIATPGHMPGHISIYLEKFKTLITGDAMVAENGNLLLANPQFTLDMNEAINSIRKFLNYDIQQVVCYHGGVITGDVTSILKNLLK, from the coding sequence ATGAATAAACTGATAGTTTTAAATATAGATTTTGCTTCAAAAACTGGTGATAAAAATTTTATTCATCCTGTAATTATTCAAAGTGATAAAGAAAATATTCTCATTGATTGTGGAAATCTTGGTTTTCTTCCTTTGTTAGAAAAAGAAGCTAAAAAATATAATTTTGATTTTTCTCAACTTACAAAGATAATCATAACTCATCATGACCATGATCATATAGGAGCTCTTTATGAAATAAAGGAAAAATATCCACATATACAAGTTGCTTCTTCACTTGTGGAAAAACCATATATTGAGGGAAAGAAAAAATCTCTAAGACTGGAACAGGCAGAAAGAATATATTCTACTCTTTCTGAAGAAGAAAAAGTAAATACAGAGTACTTTCATAATATGCTGAAAGCTATAAAGCATGTGCCCATAGATATAACTATAGATGAGAATACTAAAATAGATTGGTGTGAAGAATTGAAAATAATTGCCACTCCTGGACATATGCCAGGACATATTTCTATTTATTTAGAAAAATTTAAAACACTTATAACTGGAGATGCCATGGTAGCTGAAAATGGAAATCTCCTTTTAGCTAATCCTCAATTTACTCTTGATATGAATGAGGCTATTAATTCTATAAGAAAATTTCTAAATTATGATATTCAGCAAGTTGTCTGTTATCATGGTGGTGTAATAACAGGAGATGTTACTTCCATCTTAAAAAATCTCTTAAAATAA
- a CDS encoding lactate utilization protein: MNISQNMLNNILLNFEKRNMKGYFVEDIPQLIKLIKELVPENSIVGCGDSITLEEAGIYSIFRNGNFIFLDKYKKSLTKKEKREIYIKNFSADTFISGANAITEDGKIFNIDGNGSRVAPIIYGPEQVIIVAGINKIVPDMDHAVHRARQTAAPLDAVRLGKTTPCAKLGYCIDCRHPERICNSFVAIEGQFIKDRIKIIIVDMNMGF, from the coding sequence ATGAATATTTCTCAAAATATGCTTAATAATATACTTTTAAATTTTGAAAAAAGAAATATGAAGGGATATTTTGTTGAAGATATACCTCAACTGATAAAGTTAATAAAAGAACTGGTTCCTGAAAACTCAATTGTTGGCTGTGGTGATTCAATAACTCTTGAAGAAGCTGGAATATATAGTATCTTTAGAAATGGTAATTTTATTTTTCTGGATAAATATAAAAAAAGTTTAACAAAAAAGGAGAAAAGAGAAATCTATATTAAAAATTTTTCTGCTGATACTTTTATCAGTGGTGCTAATGCAATAACAGAAGATGGTAAAATATTTAATATCGATGGAAATGGAAGCAGAGTAGCTCCTATTATATATGGCCCTGAACAAGTAATAATTGTAGCTGGAATAAATAAAATAGTTCCTGACATGGACCATGCTGTTCACAGAGCCAGACAGACTGCTGCTCCTCTTGATGCTGTACGTCTTGGAAAAACTACACCTTGTGCAAAACTTGGGTATTGTATAGATTGCCGTCATCCTGAAAGAATATGTAATTCTTTTGTTGCTATTGAAGGACAGTTTATAAAAGATAGAATAAAAATTATTATTGTTGATATGAATATGGGATTTTAA
- the aqpZ gene encoding aquaporin Z produces the protein MFKKLTAEFIGTFWLVLGGCGSAVLAAGFPDLGIKFVGVAFAFGLTVLTMAYAIGHISGCHLNPAVSIGLYAAGRFNKKELIPYIVSQVLGGIAGAAVLYVIATGTEGFVVGGFASNGYGLLSPGGYSLTAAFVSEIVMTMMFLLIIIGSTDERAPKGFAPLAIGLGLTLIHLISIPITNTSVNPARSTAAAIFAETGAMSQLWLFWVAPIIGAILGGIIYRVVFAKK, from the coding sequence ATGTTTAAAAAGTTAACAGCAGAATTTATAGGGACTTTTTGGTTGGTACTAGGAGGATGTGGAAGTGCAGTTTTAGCAGCTGGATTTCCAGATTTAGGAATAAAATTTGTAGGGGTAGCATTTGCTTTTGGATTAACAGTATTAACTATGGCATATGCAATAGGGCATATATCAGGATGTCATTTAAATCCGGCAGTTTCAATAGGGTTATATGCAGCAGGTCGTTTTAATAAAAAAGAACTTATTCCTTATATTGTAAGTCAGGTATTGGGAGGAATAGCAGGAGCAGCAGTTCTATATGTAATAGCAACAGGAACAGAGGGATTTGTTGTTGGAGGATTTGCAAGTAATGGATATGGATTACTATCACCAGGAGGATATTCATTAACAGCAGCATTTGTTTCAGAGATTGTAATGACAATGATGTTTTTACTTATTATAATAGGATCAACAGATGAAAGAGCACCTAAAGGTTTTGCTCCACTAGCTATAGGATTGGGATTAACACTTATACATTTGATAAGTATACCAATAACAAATACTTCTGTAAATCCTGCAAGAAGTACAGCAGCAGCAATTTTTGCTGAAACAGGAGCAATGTCACAATTGTGGCTGTTTTGGGTGGCACCAATTATAGGAGCAATACTGGGTGGAATTATTTATAGAGTAGTTTTTGCTAAAAAATAA
- a CDS encoding L-serine ammonia-lyase: protein MDSLKELFKIGCGPSSSHTMGPERAAKRFKTETENAHSYRVELYGSLAATGKGHLTDWIIEETLKPKKTEIVWMPEFIHEYHTNGMKFEALDENGNLIKDWLVFSVGGGTIKELSDKRNGSGRTYTLSKMDDIIKWCKENNKELWEYVEHCEGKEIWNHLKDILDTMNDAVSRGIKKDGVLPGKLRYPRKAKEIYDKIDKKKNYLVITKKIFAYALAVSEENSSAGTIVTAPTCGAAGVIPGLLRALIEEYELDETTSLRALAVAGLIGNLIKENATISGAEAGCQAEIGSACSMAAGMAVYILGGTIDQIEYAAEMGMEHHLGMTCDPVGGYVQIPCIERNAIVAVRALNTADYALSTNGEHTISFDQVVITMKETGSDMCSSYKETSTGGLAKYYDKFLKD from the coding sequence TTGGATAGTTTAAAAGAATTGTTTAAAATAGGTTGTGGTCCATCTAGTTCACATACAATGGGGCCTGAGAGAGCAGCCAAAAGATTTAAAACAGAAACAGAAAATGCACATTCATATAGAGTAGAACTTTATGGAAGTCTTGCAGCTACTGGAAAAGGACATCTTACAGACTGGATAATAGAAGAGACTCTTAAACCCAAAAAAACAGAGATAGTATGGATGCCTGAATTTATCCATGAGTATCATACTAATGGAATGAAGTTTGAAGCTCTTGATGAAAATGGAAATCTAATTAAGGACTGGCTTGTATTTTCAGTAGGTGGAGGAACAATAAAGGAACTTTCTGATAAGAGAAATGGATCAGGAAGAACTTATACTCTTTCTAAAATGGATGATATTATAAAATGGTGTAAAGAAAATAATAAAGAGCTTTGGGAATATGTAGAACACTGTGAAGGAAAAGAAATATGGAATCATTTAAAAGATATTCTTGATACTATGAATGATGCTGTAAGCAGAGGAATCAAAAAAGATGGTGTCCTTCCAGGAAAATTAAGATATCCAAGAAAAGCTAAAGAGATATATGATAAAATAGATAAAAAGAAAAATTATCTAGTAATAACTAAGAAAATATTTGCTTATGCATTAGCAGTATCAGAAGAAAACAGCAGTGCAGGAACTATTGTTACAGCTCCTACATGTGGTGCCGCAGGAGTTATTCCAGGACTTCTAAGAGCATTGATAGAAGAATATGAATTAGATGAAACTACATCACTTAGAGCTCTTGCAGTAGCAGGGCTTATAGGGAACCTTATTAAAGAAAACGCAACAATATCTGGTGCAGAAGCAGGATGTCAGGCAGAAATAGGTTCAGCTTGTTCTATGGCAGCAGGTATGGCAGTATATATACTAGGTGGAACTATTGATCAAATAGAATATGCAGCAGAAATGGGAATGGAACATCACTTAGGGATGACTTGTGATCCTGTTGGTGGATATGTACAAATACCTTGTATAGAAAGAAATGCAATAGTAGCAGTAAGAGCATTGAATACAGCAGATTATGCACTTTCAACAAATGGAGAACATACAATAAGTTTTGATCAAGTAGTTATAACTATGAAAGAAACAGGAAGTGATATGTGTTCTTCATATAAAGAGACTTCAACAGGTGGTCTTGCAAAATATTATGATAAATTTTTAAAAGACTAA
- a CDS encoding PTS sugar transporter subunit IIC, with translation MEMIKGIALLLVVLAGFSLFSLKMPKGMKAMGALAGAATASFLVEAFQLYVGGDLLGFEFLKGVGQAAGSMGGVAAGALVPIALGVNPTYAILIGVSVAGYGILPGFLAGYILSFVVPKLEQKIPQGVDLIVIICLIAPLARFIATVSNPVVNSTLLNIGGILESASHSNPILMGIVLGGIITVVATAPLSSMALTAMLGLTGIPMAIGALAVMGSSFMNGVFFHRMGFGDRKTTIAVAVEPLTQADIISANPIPVYVTNFIGGAAAGVIVSLFGLVNNATGTATPIAGLMVMYGFNDAIVVTKVALMCALAGAAAGYLGSIIFKNYKIKTVDEIRGN, from the coding sequence ATGGAAATGATTAAAGGAATAGCATTATTACTTGTGGTTTTGGCAGGCTTTTCTCTATTTAGTTTAAAAATGCCTAAAGGTATGAAAGCGATGGGAGCATTAGCAGGAGCAGCAACAGCTAGTTTTCTTGTAGAAGCTTTTCAACTTTATGTAGGTGGAGATTTGCTAGGTTTTGAATTCTTAAAAGGTGTAGGTCAGGCAGCTGGATCTATGGGTGGAGTAGCAGCAGGAGCATTAGTACCAATAGCTCTTGGAGTAAATCCTACTTATGCTATACTGATTGGAGTATCTGTAGCAGGATATGGAATTCTGCCAGGATTCTTAGCAGGGTATATACTTTCATTTGTAGTACCTAAGTTAGAGCAAAAAATACCTCAAGGAGTAGACCTTATAGTAATAATATGTTTAATTGCTCCATTGGCGAGATTTATAGCAACTGTATCAAATCCAGTTGTTAACTCAACTCTTTTAAATATAGGAGGAATACTGGAAAGTGCTTCTCACTCTAATCCTATACTAATGGGAATTGTTCTTGGTGGAATAATAACTGTAGTAGCTACAGCACCTCTTTCATCAATGGCACTTACAGCTATGTTAGGTTTAACTGGAATTCCAATGGCTATTGGAGCTCTTGCAGTAATGGGATCATCATTTATGAATGGAGTTTTCTTCCACAGAATGGGATTTGGAGATAGAAAAACGACAATAGCAGTAGCAGTAGAACCTTTAACTCAGGCAGATATTATATCTGCAAACCCTATTCCTGTATATGTTACTAATTTTATTGGAGGAGCAGCAGCAGGAGTTATAGTATCACTGTTTGGACTGGTAAATAATGCAACTGGAACAGCAACACCAATAGCAGGTCTTATGGTAATGTATGGATTTAATGATGCAATAGTAGTTACAAAAGTTGCACTTATGTGTGCATTAGCAGGAGCGGCAGCAGGATATTTAGGCTCAATAATATTTAAAAATTATAAAATTAAAACAGTTGATGAGATAAGAGGAAACTAA
- a CDS encoding helix-turn-helix domain-containing protein has protein sequence MTLGEKIKIIRKRKNYTLKDLSDMTKLSIGFLSNIERDLNSPSISNLQQICQALAVNLMEILDPTDTHSPVTRKEEREEILENPEVHVKIESLLNGKSNLNGIAITIEKGDNFSDMSWGHLYDEIGIVIKGELEIEIDKELFYLHEGDSIVIKHGSAHRYKNPKNSPSVVYWFSAKK, from the coding sequence ATGACACTAGGGGAGAAAATAAAAATAATTAGAAAAAGAAAAAATTACACTTTAAAAGATCTGTCAGATATGACTAAACTTTCTATAGGTTTTTTAAGTAATATAGAAAGAGATCTTAATAGTCCGTCTATCAGTAATCTACAGCAGATATGTCAGGCTCTTGCTGTAAACTTAATGGAAATATTAGATCCTACTGATACTCATTCACCAGTTACTAGAAAAGAGGAAAGAGAGGAGATTCTTGAAAATCCTGAAGTTCATGTAAAAATAGAAAGTCTTCTCAATGGAAAATCAAATCTTAATGGTATTGCTATCACTATTGAAAAAGGGGATAACTTTAGTGATATGTCATGGGGACATCTATATGATGAAATAGGAATTGTTATAAAAGGAGAGCTGGAAATTGAAATAGATAAAGAACTTTTCTATCTTCATGAAGGTGATTCAATAGTAATAAAACATGGTTCTGCTCACAGATATAAAAATCCTAAAAATAGTCCATCTGTAGTTTATTGGTTTTCTGCAAAAAAATAA
- a CDS encoding MBL fold metallo-hydrolase yields MKITTLIENEANSNPELKYEFGLSLFIEDEDISVLFDTGKSGDFTKNAQKLQVPLSNIKHVVLSHSHFDHTGGIRELLDNFNNSFTLHISKTFFEEKHRITGIIHEFLGNNFNEKYILDKGVKINYINSSEYKLSKNITLFTDFKPVNDFETPTRYYFRKIYDNYILDNMEDEIVLGIDTSKGLLVVCGCSHIGIANIIKNIKRRTGKKIYGIMGGLHLSKASDDRIEKVLKYFDECNIEFFGVSHCTGEKVTKILKETKKDFVYNNTGNIITID; encoded by the coding sequence TTGAAAATAACTACTTTAATAGAAAATGAAGCTAACTCTAACCCTGAATTAAAATATGAATTTGGTCTGTCTTTATTTATTGAAGATGAGGACATATCTGTACTTTTTGACACTGGTAAAAGTGGAGATTTCACTAAGAATGCACAAAAACTTCAAGTACCATTAAGCAATATCAAACATGTGGTATTAAGTCACAGTCATTTTGATCATACAGGAGGAATAAGAGAACTTTTAGATAATTTTAATAATTCTTTTACTCTTCATATCAGTAAAACATTTTTTGAGGAAAAGCATAGAATAACTGGAATTATTCATGAATTTCTAGGAAACAACTTCAATGAAAAATATATATTGGATAAAGGAGTAAAAATAAATTATATAAACAGCAGCGAATACAAGCTTTCTAAAAATATAACTCTCTTTACAGATTTTAAACCTGTAAATGACTTTGAAACTCCTACCAGATATTATTTTAGAAAAATATATGATAACTATATCCTTGATAATATGGAGGATGAAATCGTTCTTGGAATTGATACCTCTAAAGGACTTCTTGTAGTTTGTGGTTGCTCACACATAGGAATAGCTAATATAATCAAAAATATAAAAAGACGTACCGGAAAGAAAATATATGGTATTATGGGAGGGCTTCATCTGTCAAAAGCCAGTGATGACAGAATAGAGAAAGTTCTCAAGTATTTCGATGAATGTAATATAGAATTTTTTGGAGTTTCTCATTGTACAGGAGAAAAGGTTACTAAAATATTGAAAGAAACTAAAAAGGATTTTGTTTATAACAATACTGGGAATATAATTACTATAGATTAA
- a CDS encoding DUF3795 domain-containing protein, with protein sequence MIQSRCGILCEKCHYKEELGCNGCVNINKPFWGESCPVKSCCENKNLAHCGQCDIFPCELLMQFAYDKEQGDEGKRIEQCRCWQS encoded by the coding sequence ATGATTCAATCAAGATGTGGTATACTTTGTGAAAAATGTCACTATAAAGAAGAATTAGGCTGCAACGGTTGTGTTAATATCAATAAACCTTTTTGGGGAGAAAGCTGCCCTGTAAAATCATGCTGTGAAAATAAAAATCTTGCTCATTGTGGACAATGTGATATATTCCCATGTGAACTTCTTATGCAATTTGCATATGATAAAGAACAGGGAGATGAAGGAAAACGTATAGAGCAATGCAGATGTTGGCAGAGTTAA